gcaatttctgtggctggtaactctaatgaacttatcctctgcagcagaggtaattctgggtcttccattcctgtggcggtcctcatgagagacagtttcaccATAGTGCATGAAggtttgtgactgcacttgaagaaattttcaaagttcttgaaatgttccgcattgactaaccttcatgtcttaaagtaatgatggactgtcgtttctctttgcttgtttgagctgttcttgccataatatggatttggtcttttaccaaataggtctactttgaagaatctcaaatatattttgatttgtttaacacttttttggttactacatgattccatgtgttatttcatagtttgcggtcttcactattattctacaatgtagaaaatagtaacaataaaaacccttgactggtactgtatataaataacaaaatgatcttttttttttttggggggggggggggggggggttaaaatgATCATTTTAATAAAGTGCTATTCCTACCTGATTTGACCCTGCTGTGACTCTGTTgggatctgaaaaaaagaaaaTCATATAGTTACGCTTCAACTACACAAGTTACATTCAACGAACCATTCTgtttttccacacacacactactcaccACCAAACCTGGGTTCACGCAAAGCAAATTCAGAGTAATGAACTTCCTCATTCTCATCTTCCCCTGTTCGACACTTCTGGCTCTCtggtagtaaaaaaaaaagaagccaaAATGTTAACACAGTTGCGACTTTTATAACTTCCTATACATCGGTTGGCACTGTGGAACATTCCGAATGTCATCTTGAAAGTCATCTCTACTTGATCCTTActgtaccagtggaggctcctcagaggaggaaggggaggaccatcctcctcagtgaatttcatgcAAATAAACTGTTCAAATTTTGTCTTCTCTCTCaatgagtcaactactcaccacactttatgcactgcagtgctagctggcGGTGGCTTCTGCTTTCAGTATTAGATTAATTCTGATattttgattggatggacaacatgttagttaatgatgcaagagctctgataggttggacgacgtcctccggaagttgtcataattactgtggaaGACTATGGAagtgggtgagaaccatgagcctcctaggttttgtattgaagtcgatATAAGATAACTGTACTCCGGCTACAACATGGTGTGACCCTACAGAgtactgttgaggctactgtagaccattgcaaaacagtgtgtttaaattatatcagttatttggtgatggGAATATTTTTTATATAATGTTATCCAAAAAGGATaactttaatgtttcactataaaCAATAGTGGATGGtccaccccttcctcctctgaggagttTCCACTGCCATATctatattgtacatcatattagacCCAAAGTGAAGAAGTGTATATACCGTGGTCTCTTCGTGGATCTGTGATGTTATCGTAGACTGGGTCATTCTTCTGGGTCAGTGGTAGGTTCGTCACAGCTTTGAAAAAAGCGATCATAGCAAACACGTTCTCACACAATTGTTGACATAGGCCTAAATTTAAGATGTAGCAATCCAACAAGTTTGAGCAGCAATGTGGTCATTATCAGTGTATTTTACCTGTCTTCTTCCTCTTCAGGTAGAACACCAGAGCACCAACCAGGACCCCAGCAACAACCATAGCAATGCAGGCCACAATGACCACAGTCTGCAGATGGATATCTGTGGTAAATAAAAAGACATGAACAAAGAGTATGAGAGAGAACATGCTGGGATATGAGATACGTGAATACTTACTACACAGCTGACTCCATTTGCTAagtgtaacgagtgcgctgagagtcgggaagcaagtacaaggagtgagtgttttaataaataaacacaaaaaacacaaaacacaaacacactgacatgaaacagtcaataacacctgaggaaagaatcAAGGGGAGTGagagatatagggaagataatcaaggaggtgatggagtccaggtgagtgtcatgaggcgctggtGCGCTTGACAATGGTGACAGGatcagcagtctgatgacctagaggccggagagggagtatacgtgacagtacTCCCTCCCCGACGCCGACAAAAGGGATgaacccggggatcaggagcgaaCCGGTCATGCCGTCTGAAGCGTGGGAACCTGTCACTCCGTCTGGGGCTTGGGACCTGTCACTCCGGCTGGGGCGCGGGAACCTGTCACTCCGGCTGGGGGCGTGAGAGCCAGGCGATCCAGCAGAGGTGCGAGAGCCAGGCGATCCAGCAGAGGCGCGAGAGCCCAACGAGCCGGCGGAGGCATGAGAGcctaacgagtgcgctgagagacGGGAAGCAAttacagggagtgagtgtttgaataaataaataaacaaaacaataaaaacaaAACCCAAACAccacaccgacatgaaacagtcaaacacctgaggaaagaaccaaggggagagacagatatagggaagataattaaggaggtgatggagtccaggtgagtgtcatgaggcgaaggtgcgcttgacgatggtgacaggatCATCagtctgatgacctagaggccggagagggagtatacgtgacagtaAGACTCTAAATTCATCACAGTTTAAATTAACAGGGGCCCAAGGGCAATCCAGAGACATTGATTTGGTTTcttgtatgatgtactgtatgttattTATGATGATGTCATCTAACTGAATCTTTAATAGATTCCAATCATTCAGATGGAGCGATCTACTGTAATCTACAGACGTGTGTTACCTTTCATAGACAATGTTGATGTAATGAACTCTGATCTTCCAGCAGAATCACTGAATCTGAGGGGAATGCTTGCTCTGAGCATGCCCCCTGTGAACACCACAGACTGCAAGTGCAGCAAAACAAGTGGTTACCTGTCATTGAAGACATTGTTGTCTGTGTGGGGAGTGTGAGGGTCAGGGAGGCTGTCGCTCTGAGCATGCCCTCTGTGAACACCACACTGCCAGTGCAGCTGGTCCCTACGGAGGCTGGGCAGGGTCACACTGAGCATCCTGTTGGGGTGACTCTCTGTCAGGACGTCCTGTTTGACCAGCAGCCCCCTGCTCCCCTCCATCCTCATCCAGGCCAGGGTCACAGGCTCACCGCTCACCTCCGACAACTCACACGTCAGCACCACCGGCTGGCCACCAGGGGGCCCTCCAGATTCAGATACTAAGATAAAGAACAGAAAAAGTACAGTACTGTAC
The Salvelinus fontinalis isolate EN_2023a chromosome 23, ASM2944872v1, whole genome shotgun sequence genome window above contains:
- the LOC129821157 gene encoding uncharacterized protein LOC129821157, with product MLRATASLTLTLPTQTTMSSMTDIHLQTVVIVACIAMVVAGVLVGALVFYLKRKKTAVTNLPLTQKNDPVYDNITDPRRDHESQKCRTGEDENEEVHYSEFALREPRFGDPNRVTAGSNQENAVIYSTLNI